The DNA sequence GGCGAATGCAGATCTGGTTCCGGGTACGTTTGAGACCGCCGCCTCGATCTCGCGGGCGATGGCCTCGATCTCTGTCAGGTCGTCGCCCGTGACTTTGACGCCGATCGGGGTTCTGACCCCTGTTGAAACCATGTCCATCCGGATCTTGATCGGATAGCCCCAAGAATTGACGAGCCCTGGCATTTGCAGTTTCGCATCGAGTTCATCGGTGATGTCATCGACGTTAATCCCTGGCCGCCATTCTTCCTTTGGCTTCAGTTTGATCCAGGTCTCGATCATGGTCAGCGGCGCCGGGTCCGTTGCGGTATCGGCCCGGCCTGCCTTGCCGAAGACCCGGTCCACTTCCGGGACCGTCTGAATAACCCGATTTGTCTGTCCGAGAATCTCTCGCATCTTGGTCGCCGACACGCCGGGCAGGGTGGTTGGCATATACAGCAGTTCGCCTTCGTAGAGGGCCGGCATGAATTCGGAACCAATGCGTTGAATGGGTACAATAACGCTTGCGGTAAGCGCGAGGGCGATCGCAATGGTTATCCACTTGAAGCGCAAGGCGATGTGTAGAACAGGCATGTAAGCCCAGACGAAGAAGGCATTGACCGGATTGGCTTCCTCGCGGCGAAACCGACCCCGCATCAGATAGAGCATCAGGACCGGAACGAGGGTCACCGACAGGATCGCCGCGAAAGCCATGGCGTAGGTTTTTGTGTAAGCGAGCGGGCTGAACAGCCTGAAACTTTGCCCTGTGAGCGCAAAGACTGGCAGGAAAGAAACAGTGATGATCAGGAGCGAGAAGAAGATGCCAGGGCCGACTTCCCGGGCAGCCTCCTCCAGAGCCTGACGGCGAGCTTTCGGGTGGGGTTTGCCCCCGAGATCAGCCAGTTTCCGGCTTGCATTCTCGACGAGAACAATCGAGGCATCGACCATCGCCCCAATCGCGATGGCGATGCCTCCAAGCGACATGATGTTTGCGGTGACGCCCTGCCACGACATGATGAGAAACGCGCCCAGAACACCAAGCGGCAGCGTAATGATCGCCACAAGCGATGAGCGCACATGGAGCAGGAAGATGAGGATGACGAGCGCAACCGCGATACCTTCCTCGATGAGCTTGTGGGTGAGATAGTCGACAGACCCTTCGATGAGTGGAGCGCGATCATAGACGGTGACAATTTCGACCCCTTCGGGCAGTCCGCGCTGCAGGCTTGCCAGCTTTTCTTTCACCGCTTTGATGACGGTCAGGGCGTTTTCGCCGTCACGCATCACGACAATGCCAGACACCGTCTCGCCTTCGCCGTTTAACTCGACGATACCGCGGCGCAGGGCCGGGCCTTCCACAATCCGGGCGACATCACTGAGTTGAACGGGTGTGCCATCCTCGGCCTTAACGACGACCTGTTCGAGGTCGGGTTTCTCATCGACATAACCCGATGAACGGATCACGAACTCTGTCTCACCCTGTTCGAGGACCCGGCCGCCGACCTCGCTCGATGCCGCGCGAACGGCATCGCGGATGCGGGCGATTGAGAGGTCGTAGCTGCGTAGGCGATTTGGGTCGATGAGGATCTGGTACTCACGCACGAAGCCTCCGACAGATGCGACTTCTGCGACCCCCTCAACGCCTGCGAGTTCGAGTTTCAGAAACCAGTCCTGCAGTGACCGCAGTTCGGCGAGGTCAGTGTTTCCAGTCTTGTCGACAAGGGCGTATTGATAGACCCAGCCCACGCCCGTCGCATCCGGCCCGATTTGAGGCACGGCGCCTTCCGGAAGCTCTGAACCAAGCCTGGACAGGGCCTCGAGCACCCGCGACCGAGCCCAGTAGAGATCTACATCGTCGTCGAAAATGACGTAGACGAAGCTGGTGCCAAACATGGACGAGCCGCGCACGTCCTTCGTTCGCGGCAGACCGAGCAGGTTGGTCGACAGGGGATAGGTGACGAGATCCTCAACGATCTGAGGGCTCTGACCGGGAAAGTCAGTGCGGATGATGACCTGGGTATCGGTGAGATCTGGTACGGCATCTAACGGCGTACGCTGCACTGCCATCCATCCGGTTACAGCGAGTGTGGCGGCCAGCATCAGCACGATGAGCTGATTGGACACAGACCAGGAAATCAGCTTGGCGACCCATGACTTGGAAGGATCGCGCCCGGCGAGTTCGTCTCTTTCCAGCTCTGTCATATCAGCGGTCCCGGCCCTGCGGCTTCTGCGCGTCGGCAGAATTGTCGCTTTCAGAATTCATCGACATGGCCGCCATCGGGTCTGGCCAATTGATCAGTTCCGCCGTTTCACCGCCGTAAGGATTGCTGGGCGAGTTGCCTTGCTCCAGCCAATAATGGCCGCTGGCTTCATCCCGGTAGAGCGACAGCCCGGCATCCCGGTAATGGCTTGGTGCCCCCTCCAGCAGCCAGGGACGTAGCGCCTGCATGAGGCGGGAGAGTGCGATACGAAGCTCTTCGGTGTCGTCTGCCTCCTGGGCACTCTGTAGCGCATCCTCGGAGCTATCGATAATTGGCTCCAGCCTGGTATTCGCATATTGCGGCCTCAACTTCGCGGCGAGACCGATCGCCGGCTCTACGAAGAGGGGATCAATTTCATAGCCGTCGGTCAGTGCTTCATGGAAGTAGAGCGCCATGTCCGTGAAATGGTCGATTTCGGCGAGGGTTTGCGCATTGACCGGAATTTCGGAAAGCGGCGCATCCGGGTCTGTCAGTGTGTCCGCCGGAGCTTCAAGCTTGGACAGGCCTTCCCTCAGATTGGCTTCGCTATCGAGCAGGAACTGTCCGCTTGCAACCACCATTTCGCCGCGCTGAAGACCTTCGAGGATCTCTGTGCGGCCATTGGAGGAAACGCCGGCTTTTACAGCGCGTCCAGAGAACCTGCCATCGCCCTCCGCAATGATGACGCGGGCGCCTTCGCTTCCAACGAGTATGGCTTCGCTGGGGACAGACAGGCGTGGCTGGCCTCCGACATTGAGCCTAATATCGGCATACGCGCCAGGGCGCAGATAGCCTGAGGCATTGTCGACTTCTATCCGGACATCAGCTGTTCGCGTCTTCGGGTCTATCGTCGGATAAATATAATCTATCCGGCCCTCGTCAGGCGCTTCCGGCGCACTGGGAAAACTAAGACGGACTGGAACACCAGTGTCCACCAATGGAAGGTCGCTTTCCGGTATGGATGCAATGATCCAGACGCCCGAATAGGACTGCAGGCGGAGGATGGGTGTGCCCGGTTTGACGTAGTCGCCATCGCGCACCTGAAGGTCGGCCACCGTACCGCCCGCCTCTGCATAGACAGGCACGCGTTCAATTACCTTTCCGGACTCTTTCAGCTGCCTGATGGCAGCCTCCTGCATGCCAAGCGACTGCAGGCGTTGGCGGACCGCTGAAATACGCGTCTCGTTCCCGATGTCGATTGAGTTCAGATAGTCCTTTTGCGCTGCAATGAGGTCAGGGCTGTAGACCCGATACAGCAGGCTACCCGGCCTGACCGAGTCACCTTCGGCATTGACCGCCAGATTATCGATCCAGCCTTCTAGTCTTGAGACCGTCGCGTATTCCAGTCGCTCATTGGCCTCGACCGTTCCAAAGGCTCTCAGCACGCGGCTGAAATCGCGAACCTGTGCGGGCGCTGTCCGGATGCCCATGGTCTGGATCATTTCGGGTGACACCGTGACGCCGGCTCCAGCCTCGCCGGCGTAAACGGGGATGTAATCCATACCCATGGAATCTTTCTTCGGAACGGGCGAGGTATCCGGCTTACCCATCGGATGCTTGTAGTAGAGGGTTTCGCGCTCGCCGCTGGCACTACTTTCCTGTTTATCGGCTGGTACAAGGTCCATCCCGCAGATCGGGCAAGTGCCATTCGGATCTGTAGAGATGTAGTGAGGATGCATCGGGCAAGTGTATTGCTGCTCCTCGACTGCCGCTTCGGGGATGGCCGTCTGGCGCGCGGTGGGGGCACCGCATCCGCCGAGTGCAAGGCCGCCAAGTGTGATGGCGATGAACAGATAAACATGTCTCATGAGGTCACCAGAAGCGCGTTGAGGCGCGCGATCGAGGCAGCCTTGAGGGCTTTTTCGGTTTCGATCTGAGCGCGGAGTTTGAGAACGGCGATCTCGCCATCAATGATGGGCGCATATCCGCCGACGCCTGATTCATAGATATTGAGCTGTGCATCGATCTCGTCTTCGACGGCACCAATCTCTCTCTCAAGAATGTCGAGACTGGTCTCGGAGGATTTGATCGCTGCTGCCAAGGATGTGTAGCGGGCGAAGGCACTTCGAGCAGCGGCCTGGTAGCGTTGTTCGGCACCAGCCCTCTCGGCTCGGGCTGCGCGAAGGCGCGGCTCCTGCTTCTGTTTTGCCCAGAGCGGGACTGTAAAAGTAATTGTGCCGGACACCCAGTCATCGCCCGCAAAGGTCTGGCCGGCATCGCGCTGCTGATAAGTGAGTTGCGCGCCCCATTCTGGTTTCCATTCCGACCTCGCTTCATCGATGCCGAACTCAGTCACCCTGACAGCAGCATCAGCGACGCGCACTGCATAGAAATCGAGTGCCGCGCCTGACCATTCCTTCATTTGAAGCGGCGGGATGGGCGTATTTGGCACAAGCCCAACAAGATCCATAAGCTGGGCATCGATTTCTGCATCCTGCCGTTCGAGATCGACGAGCGTTCTTGAAACTTCGGCGCGCTCGCCTTCGATTTCGGCCAAACGATAGACCGCGGGGCGGCCTGCATCGATTTCAGCCTCGACGACCCCGGTCAGCTCGTCATATTTGGCGTCGCGGGCGTCGGCCAGAATGCGTTGCGACTCGATACGCTGCTTCTCTGCCAGAAGTGCGATGAGTTCAGCCCGCAATATTGCGAACCGGGCGTCGCGGGCGGCATCTGTCTGCAAGGATATGGCGCGCGCTTCGCCGGCGCGGGCTTCGCGACCAGCGAGGCTAGGAAATTGCTGGCGGACACCAATCGCTTTGTTGGTCGGCAGATAGCTTGTGAAGGACGGATCATAGATGGGGAAATTGTTGATCCCGATGGAGACAACAGGATCGGGCAGGGCCGTTGCAGCGCGGGCGCGTTCCCGGCTCGCTTCGGCGTCATATCCAAGAGCTGACAGAGTTGGATGGTCTGCGAGACGGATTTCGAGCTCGTCGAAGCTCTGGGCGTGGGCCGCTGGCAGAAGCGTGATGGCTACAAGCGCTGCAGCTTGCAAAATTCTGATTGTGGTAGGCATGATAAAACAGGTTTTCCTGACAGTGAAAGCACGACGATCATGGGCGGCTCAGGCAGCCTCAGATCATCGCTCTCAATTCAGGAGACGCTGTTTCAAGCTTATAGGCGTGAGGGGCGGGAGATCGGGAGTCTCGGGAGGACCAGTTTTGAGAATCGATCTTTCGGGAGGGAAGGTGACGGGCGCCTCATTTGCGACAGCCACGAACACCTGGTCGGGATGCCCGATCGTAACCGGTGGGTTAGCATCGGCTTGCGCCTGCATCAGCATAGGCGGACAGTCAAAACCAGCAGGACAGTCTGAGGAGGAAGAACGCTTCCCTGGCCCATGATCCATGGCAGGAGCAGGCGCCATTTCGGGGCAAGGATGGATCTGACTTTCAGATACGGACCATACCTCGTCATCGCCCAACATCATTGGACATGCCATGACTGGCTGCCCCGCCAGGAAGGCGGCAGCAGCGATCATCACAAGGCGTGTCCAGAGTGTCATCAAAAGCAGCCTAGATTGTAGCTCTTGACATTTGCTTGCGAGCAGCCCGTAGAAAACGTCATTTCTTGCGGCCTCCAAGTACAGCGACCAGCTCTTCAACTTTTTCGCGGCGATCCTCGACGCTGCTTGAGGTAAGGGCCTGATCGACGCATGTGTTGATGTGATCGTTGAGAACTACCGTTTCCAGGCCAACCAGAGCGGCTTTGACCGCCTGAACTTGGCGGATCACATCAATGCAGTACCGGTCTTCGGCTACCATCTTTGATATGCCGCGCACTTGGCCCTCGATCCGGGCCAGTCTTCTTATCGCGGCGTCCTTCGTCTCCGTTTTCATCGAATATACCCCATACCGGGTATTATAGTTAGTGCGATTTTCGGCAAAAGCGAGTCTCCATCAGTGGATGGTGTGCATATTAGCCTCAGTCCACGCTTTCATTGATCCGATATAGACATCGACTCGGGAAAAGCCGCTCCGCATGAGCTGCGAGGCAGCAATTGTGGCGCGGGCGCCACTGCCGCACATGACTGTAACCGGCTTGTCCGGGTCGAGGTCATTGGCGGCGCCGGGCAGCTTGCCGGCATAGGCGTGCATGCTGTTCTTGATGTGGCCGCTTTCATACTCATCGAGGGACCGGACATCGAGCAGGGTCCAGCCAGCCGGCGGATTGTCCACGCGTGCGGCGACCGTTTCCGTATCGACGAAGTCGAGTACCTCGAGCGGGCCGTTCTTGACCGCCAGTGGCATGGCCCCGCCGACAAATCCGCTCACATTGTCGAAGCCGATCCTCTGAAGCGTCGTGGCCGCCTCGATGGCCTGGTCTTCATCGCGGGTGACCAGCAGCACCGGCTTGTCAGCGGGCAGCAGCCAGCCGGCAAACGCGGCCAGCATGTCGTGCGGGATACAGAGGGCGCCCGTGCGGTGACCGCCGGCAAAATCGAAAATGCCGCGAACATCAAGGCAGACCGCATCGCCCGGGTCGAGCAGCTGGGCGGGGGAAGCCGGCATGGGCGCAGGCGGAGCGGCTTCGGTGCCTTCAATGTTGCCTTCTTCCATGCGCCGGAAATACGGCGGAATATAATGGTTCTCGGCCACCTTGGCGTCGATGAAGGCCTCGCGGTCTTCGATCTGCAGGCGCGGATTGTTGCGCTTTTCGTGCCCGATGGATGAGAACTCCCGGTCGGCCATGCCAGAGCCGCAGACCGACCCGGCCCCGTGTGCGGGATAGACCAGGCACTGCTCGCCAAGTCCCGTCAGCTTTTTCAGGCTGTCATAGAGAAGGCCGGCGACTTCGCGTTTGCGATCGGGATAGAAGTCGGTCCGGCCGACATCACCGATGAACAGGGCATCGCCCGTGAATACGCCCACAGGCCCGTCCTCGAAGCTCCTGTCGTAGAGAACATAGGACAGGCTGTCGTCGGTATGGCCGGGCGTTTCCAGCACCTTCAGGAGGGCACCGCCGATCTCGAACGTGTCGCCTTCTCTTGTCTCGGCTGCATACTGGACCGGTTTCTCCGGGTTCGGCCCATGCCAGACCTGCGCGCCGGTCTCCTCCTTCAGGACAGGGGCGCCTGAGAGAAGATCCTCATTGCGGTGGGTTTCGAAGACGTGCCTGATGACGGCGCCTTCCTCGCGGGCGAGGTCCAGATAGAGGTCGATGTCACGGCGGGGGTCGATGACGGCCGCTTCACCATCGGCGCTCAGGAAGTAGGAGAGGTGGGCAAGACCTTCTGTCTTGATCTTTTCGAGTCGCATCCTGTTGGCTCCTTTATGGGATCGATTGGGTCTGACTGTAGATGGAAGACGCGCTAGTCCTCAGCGACCGACGCGCCAGCAGCTTCATCAGGGTTGAGGGTACCTTCGAAAGGTGGAACCGGGCGGGCCTCAGCAGCGCTTTCCGTAGCTGCCAAGCCGTTCGCCGCGATGTCGGAGATCAGCCATTCCATTTCCTTGATCTCCCGGCGCTGGGCCGTGATGATCTCATCAGCAAGTTCGCGCACCCGCACATCGTCGATGCCGGCGCGTTCACTTGTCATGATGGCAATGGAGTGGTGCGGGATCATCGCTTTCATGTAGGACCGGTCTTCCACCGTGGCCTGGCTGCGCACCAGCCAGAGGGCCAGCACGAAGACGATCGCCGCGCCGGCATAGATGCCGAGATTGATGCGGCTGTTCTTATACATCCCCAGCATAAAGCTCAGCATCACCACGGCCATCGCTGCGCCCATGATGAAGGCCATGTAGAAGCGGGTCTCGCTCCAGCGAACATGCTCCCACGCATAGGTGTTGAGATACATCAGGCCGAGCATTACGGCCGTCGATGTCGCGATCATGGCGGCAAAGCGCCAGTAGCTGGTCTTCATGTCCATTTGATCCTCCGGATACTGGTATGGGGTATCTGAGGCCAACGGAAAATTAGGGGGCGGGGTTCCGCATTACTTTCGGGTAATTAGCCATGGGTTGCCTAATTACCCACGGCCAGAATGGTGCCCGCCTGCGGTTTCCCGCATTCGCTGCAGGAAGAAACGTTCGAAGGCAAAAATGGCCAGCATGCCTGTGAGTGCGATGATGATGATGGAGGGGTCCGCCTGCCATTTCAGGATGAGAAAAGCCGAAAGCGCCAGCGCATCAAGCAGAATGGCGCAAAGCAGTATCGCTGGCGCGGCTCCGACATCTTGCCTGAGTTGGCGGAAGACGCCCCAGTGGATGATCATGTCCATGACGAGATAGAAAATTGCGCCGAGTGAGGCGATCCGGCTGAGATCGAAGAAGGCGGCGAGCAGGCCGGCTGCCACCACGGTGTAGACCAGCGTATGTTTCTGGATCGTGCCCGGCATACCGAAATGGCGGTGGGGGATGAGGTGCATGTCGGTCAGCATGGCGAGCATGCGCGACACGGCGAACAGGCTGGCCAGCAGCCCCGAGGCGGTTGCGATGATGGCAATCGCCACGGTGAACCAGAGCCCATAGTCCCCGAGCGCCGGGCGGGCGGCTTCGGCCAGCGAATAGTCCTTGGCCGCAACGATTTCAGGCACGGTCAGCGTTGAGCCGACGGCATAGCAGACGAGCAGGTAGATGACCGTACAGATAGCCAGCGAGATCATGATCGCCCGGCCGACATTCTTCTCCGGCTGCTTCACCTCGTCACCGCTATTGGTGATGGTGGTAAAGCCCTTATAGGCAAGGATGGCGATGGCCACTCCGGCGAAAAAGCCGCCTCCCGATGTCGTATTGGCGAAACCGTCGGTCACCGGTCGGAAGGCGAACCCGCCTGCCCACAAGGCAACCAGCGCAAAGGCGAGGATGCCCCCGATCTTCAGGACGGCGGTGACCTTGGAGACGCTACTGATAAACTCATTGTCTGCAATGTTGATACCGAAGGCGATGACGATCAGCCCGATGGCAAGCAGCGGCACGAGGACGCCGCCCTCAATTCCGAAGAGCTGCAGCGTGTAGGTGCCGAAAGTGCGCGCCACCAGGCTCTCATTGATGATCATCGAGAACGCCATGAGCAGCGCCGCTCCGCCCGTCACCGTCGATGGGCCATAGGCGCGCTCCAGGATCATCGCGATGCCGCCGGCGTTCGGATACTTGTTCGAGACCTTGATATAGGAATAGGCGCTGAACCCGCTGATGATGGCAGCGAGCAGGAAAGCGAGCGGAAACAGGTCACCCGCGAACTCCGCCACCTGACCGGTGAGCGCGAAGATACCGGCGCCAATCATGACGCCGGTCCCCATCGCGACTGTCCCGGCGAGGGTGAGTGACCCCTTGCGGTACTGACCGGACCTCATTGGCCGTCCGGACTAGCCAGTCGCGTAGGACCTTCATAAGTCGCGTAGGTCCGGGTGCTGTCCCCGGAGAATAGAAGCACGTCATAACGGTCCGGCGGATTGGGTGTTTCCATGCCCGGGGAGCCTTGCGGCATGCCGGGCACGGACAGGCCGTCCGCCTCGGGCCGTTCGCTCAGGAGGCGACGGATTTCGCGGGCCGGGACATGACCTTCGACCGCATAGCCATCGACTTCACCTGTATGGCAGCTCATCAGCGGATCCGGAACGCCCAGGCGTGCTCGCACCGGCCTCAGGTCTTCCTCTTCCTTGACCACGACATCGAAGCCATTGTCACGAAGATGATCGATCCAGGCCGTGCAGCAGCCGCACCAAGGCGTCTTGTGAACGGTCACTGTCTGCGCACTCGCCGGGGCCGGCGTTGAAAAGAGCATCCATCCGACAATAGCGGCTGCCATGACCAGCATGCCGCCGGCGCCTGCGAAAAGGATTCTGGACATGTCATTTCTCCGTCAGGTCAAAGTTTCAGTGTTCTCAGGCGCAGCGCGTTTCCGATTACGGAAACAGAGCTGAGGCTCATGGCGCCCGCTGCAATCATAGGACTGAGCAACAGTCCGAAGAAGGGGTACAGGACACCCGCCGCCACCGGCACGCCAAGCGCATTGTAGATAAAGGCGAAGAACAGGTTCTGGCGAATGTTCCTCATCGTCGCGTGGCTGAGCTCGCGGGCTTTGGCAACGCCAATCAGGTCGCCCTTCACCAGCGTCACGCCGGCGCTTTCCATGGCGACGTCGGTCCCGGTCCCCATGGCGATGCCCACATCGGCCTGGGCAAGCGCGGGGGCGTCATTGATGCCGTCGCCGCACATGGCGACGCGCGCGCCGGCCTGCTGCAGTTCCGACACAATGCGGTGCTTGTCCTCGGGCGAGACGTCGGCATGAACCGCGTCGATGCCGACCTTGTCCGCGACCGCGCGGGCAGTGGTTTCATTGTCGCCCGTCAGCATGACGATCTTGAGGCCCTCGGCGTGAAGGCGGCGGATGGCTTCCGGCGTCGTGTCCTTGATCGGGTCGGCGACGGAGACGAGGCCCGCAGGCTTTCCGTCGACGGCGACGAACATGACGGTCTGACCCTCGGCGCGGTACTGGTCGGCGCTTGCGCCGAGCGTGTCGGACCAGCCGCCGATACGGTCCATCATCTTCCGATTGCCGATCGCGACAGTCTTGCCATCGACGGAGGCGTGCGCGCCTTCGCCGGTGACCGACTCAAAGTCGTTCGCCTCCTTACGCGGCGCATCCTTCGCTTCGGCCCCGCGCACAATGGCTTCTGCCAGCGGGTGTTCGCTCGAGCGTTCGACGGCGGCGACCAGGCCGAGCAGCTTCGCCTGATCGAAACCGTCTGCCGGATCCACATGGATCAGCTCCGGACGGCCAAGCGTCAGCGTGCCGGTCTTGTCGACCACCACCGTGTCGACCTTCTCGAAGGTCTCCAGCGCCTCTGCATTCTTGATCAGGATGCCGTTCGAGGCGCCCTTGCCCGTGCCGACCATGATGGACATCGGCGTCGCCAGGCCGAGCGCACACGGACACGCAATGATCAGCACGGCGACGGCATTCACGATCGCAAAGGCCATCGCCGGATCCGGTCCGAACAAGGCCCAGACGATGAAGGTTACAATGGCGACGCCGATCACCGCCGGCACGAAGATCGACGAGACGACATCGGCAAGCCGCTGGATCGGCGCACGCGAGCGCTGCGCGGCCGCGACCATCTGCACGATCTGCGAGAGCAGCGTGTCCTCGCCGACATGCGTCGCCTGCATGACGAGCGAGCCGGTGCCGTTGACGGTCCCGCCTGTGACGCGGTCGCCCGCTGATTTTTCCACGGGGACAGGTTCGCCGGTCACCATGGATTCATCGACAGTGCCATGGCCCTCGATCACCTCACCATCTACGGGCACCTTCTCGCCGGGCCGCACGCGCAGCCGGTCGCCGGCCGTCACATGGGCCAGGTCGATCTCTTCCTCACTGCCATCCTCGGCAATGCGCCGGGCCGTCGGCGGGGCAAGCTCTAGCAGCGCGCGGATGGCGCCCGAGGTCGCGTTCCGGGCGCGCAGCTCCAGCACCTGGCCAAGCAGGACCAGCGTCACGATCACCGCAGCCGCCTCATAATAGACCGCAACATTGCCGCCATGCCCCCTGAAGGAATCCGGGAATATGCCCGGCGCGATGGTCGCGACGAGCGAGTAGACATAAGCGACCCCTACGCCCATCGCGATCAGCGTAAACATATTGAGGCTCTTGCGCTTCACCGATTGCCAGCCGCGCTGGAAGAAGGGCAGGCCGGCCCAGAGCACGACTGGCGTGGCGAGCGCAAACTGCATCCAGACGCTCACTTTCGGGCCGACCCAGTACATGAGCGGGCTGCCGGGAATCATCTCACCCATCACATAGACGAGCAGCGGCGCCGAAAAGACGAGCGCCACCCAGAAGCGGCGCGTCATGTCATCGAGTTCGCTCGTATCCTGTTCGGCTGTGACCGTTTCCGGTTCCAGCGCCATGCCGCAGATCGGGCAGCCGGTATTGGAGGTTTCGCGGACCTGCGGATGCATCGGACAGGTCCAGACCGTTCCGGAATAGCCCTCCGGGATATTGTCGTACGCGCCGTCCGGCTTGTCCGGCGCGGCATGCTCATGATGGCATGAATGGCCGTGGGGGGATGTATGGTCGGATGACATGGCAATCTCTCCAGGTAGGAGGGCTAGTGTTAGCAACAAATAATACCCCAGTGGGGTATAATCAAGAATACCATTTGGTTCGGGCTTTGCCCCAGCCTTGCTCTGGCGATCCGTTGCGGCTCGCGCCCGACGTCGTTACAGCCACCGAGGGGTCTGATCGCGATAGACTTCGTACGCTGGACCGAACCGCGCATGGAGAGCCCGCTCTTCAGGCTTTATCTGCAGGATTGTCATGGAGATGATGAACAGCGCCGGCATCAACGCCGCGGCATAGTTCTGGAAGGAAAACGCGGCCGCAGTAAGTAGTATTGCAAAGCCGAGATACATTGGATTGCGGGTGTAGCGGTAGAGCCCGCCGGTAACCAAAGTCGATGCGGCCTCTGGATGGATGGGGTTCACAGTTGTTGCTGCCTTGCGGAATGCGCCAAGGGACGCAAGCAGGATCGCTGCGCCAATGGTCGCAAGCATTACAACGGCAACAGTGCCTACCATTCCGATCCGGAAAGACAGACCGGGTAACAGCTTTGCTGCAGCCCACGCGGCCAGGCCGAAAGCCGCAAGTTGCAGGACCGGCGGGATGCGAAGGTTCAACGCCCGGGCTCCAGAGAGCGGCCTTCGCTCTCGGGGGTTGATTTCAGCTCGCCCAGCGCCTGAAGCGTAATCGTCCAGGAGGAGCGCAGGAACAGCCCGGCGAGGACGCCGGCGACGACAAGGTCGGGCCAGGGCGAACCGGTCAGCGCGACAAGCCCAGCAGCCCCGATCACGCCGACATTGCCGATCGCGTCATTGCGCGAGCAGAGCCAGACCGAGCGGACATTGCTGTCCCCGTCGCGCCAGCGCAGCAGGATCAGCACACTCACCAGATTTGCGACAAGCGCCATGGCGCCAATGAGGCTCATCGTGACGGTCTCCGGCGCACCATCTGCAAAGATGCGGGCGAGTGTCGAGCCGAGGATAAACAGCGCGATCAGCGCCAGGGAACCTGCCTTGAACAAGGACGCCTTTGCGCGCACGGACGCGCTCATTCCGATGACTGCAAGGCTAATCGCATAAGTCGCCGCGTCTCCGCCAAAGTCGAGGGCGTCTGCCTTCAGCGCCTGCGAACGCGCGAGATAACCGGCTGAGATTTCGACAACGAACATGATGGCGTTAATG is a window from the Hyphomonas sp. genome containing:
- a CDS encoding CusA/CzcA family heavy metal efflux RND transporter, encoding MTELERDELAGRDPSKSWVAKLISWSVSNQLIVLMLAATLAVTGWMAVQRTPLDAVPDLTDTQVIIRTDFPGQSPQIVEDLVTYPLSTNLLGLPRTKDVRGSSMFGTSFVYVIFDDDVDLYWARSRVLEALSRLGSELPEGAVPQIGPDATGVGWVYQYALVDKTGNTDLAELRSLQDWFLKLELAGVEGVAEVASVGGFVREYQILIDPNRLRSYDLSIARIRDAVRAASSEVGGRVLEQGETEFVIRSSGYVDEKPDLEQVVVKAEDGTPVQLSDVARIVEGPALRRGIVELNGEGETVSGIVVMRDGENALTVIKAVKEKLASLQRGLPEGVEIVTVYDRAPLIEGSVDYLTHKLIEEGIAVALVILIFLLHVRSSLVAIITLPLGVLGAFLIMSWQGVTANIMSLGGIAIAIGAMVDASIVLVENASRKLADLGGKPHPKARRQALEEAAREVGPGIFFSLLIITVSFLPVFALTGQSFRLFSPLAYTKTYAMAFAAILSVTLVPVLMLYLMRGRFRREEANPVNAFFVWAYMPVLHIALRFKWITIAIALALTASVIVPIQRIGSEFMPALYEGELLYMPTTLPGVSATKMREILGQTNRVIQTVPEVDRVFGKAGRADTATDPAPLTMIETWIKLKPKEEWRPGINVDDITDELDAKLQMPGLVNSWGYPIKIRMDMVSTGVRTPIGVKVTGDDLTEIEAIAREIEAAVSNVPGTRSAFADRVMGGKYLEITPDRSELARRNIDMAAFQSVVQTALGGMALSQSVEGRERYDIMLRYDRPFRDSADDLEEILVPTPSGAHIPLSELADISYMEGPPMIRSENARLTGWVFIDIADRDIGSYVAEAQQVIAETIELPAGYAVEFSGQFEQMQEANKRLQIAIPAAIALIFLLLMLHFGRLDRTLIIMASLPFGLIGGMWAVWLAGYNLSVAVAVGFIALGGIAVETAVVMLLYIDSEVRRTRPQNREELLAAVSRGAAMRVRPKLMTVTTIFAGLAPIFLTDGLGSDVMRRIALPMLGGMASTLLLTLVVIPAIYYIRVGLQLAARNERRAHPTYLQNEGEKS
- a CDS encoding efflux RND transporter periplasmic adaptor subunit; translated protein: MRHVYLFIAITLGGLALGGCGAPTARQTAIPEAAVEEQQYTCPMHPHYISTDPNGTCPICGMDLVPADKQESSASGERETLYYKHPMGKPDTSPVPKKDSMGMDYIPVYAGEAGAGVTVSPEMIQTMGIRTAPAQVRDFSRVLRAFGTVEANERLEYATVSRLEGWIDNLAVNAEGDSVRPGSLLYRVYSPDLIAAQKDYLNSIDIGNETRISAVRQRLQSLGMQEAAIRQLKESGKVIERVPVYAEAGGTVADLQVRDGDYVKPGTPILRLQSYSGVWIIASIPESDLPLVDTGVPVRLSFPSAPEAPDEGRIDYIYPTIDPKTRTADVRIEVDNASGYLRPGAYADIRLNVGGQPRLSVPSEAILVGSEGARVIIAEGDGRFSGRAVKAGVSSNGRTEILEGLQRGEMVVASGQFLLDSEANLREGLSKLEAPADTLTDPDAPLSEIPVNAQTLAEIDHFTDMALYFHEALTDGYEIDPLFVEPAIGLAAKLRPQYANTRLEPIIDSSEDALQSAQEADDTEELRIALSRLMQALRPWLLEGAPSHYRDAGLSLYRDEASGHYWLEQGNSPSNPYGGETAELINWPDPMAAMSMNSESDNSADAQKPQGRDR
- a CDS encoding TolC family protein codes for the protein MPTTIRILQAAALVAITLLPAAHAQSFDELEIRLADHPTLSALGYDAEASRERARAATALPDPVVSIGINNFPIYDPSFTSYLPTNKAIGVRQQFPSLAGREARAGEARAISLQTDAARDARFAILRAELIALLAEKQRIESQRILADARDAKYDELTGVVEAEIDAGRPAVYRLAEIEGERAEVSRTLVDLERQDAEIDAQLMDLVGLVPNTPIPPLQMKEWSGAALDFYAVRVADAAVRVTEFGIDEARSEWKPEWGAQLTYQQRDAGQTFAGDDWVSGTITFTVPLWAKQKQEPRLRAARAERAGAEQRYQAAARSAFARYTSLAAAIKSSETSLDILEREIGAVEDEIDAQLNIYESGVGGYAPIIDGEIAVLKLRAQIETEKALKAASIARLNALLVTS
- a CDS encoding metal-sensitive transcriptional regulator produces the protein MKTETKDAAIRRLARIEGQVRGISKMVAEDRYCIDVIRQVQAVKAALVGLETVVLNDHINTCVDQALTSSSVEDRREKVEELVAVLGGRKK